The following are from one region of the Magallana gigas chromosome 4, xbMagGiga1.1, whole genome shotgun sequence genome:
- the LOC136274864 gene encoding tripartite motif-containing protein 2-like has product MDPLRTWAQDVLRCHLCEIPVPSLYCDICKKHVCKACVGEHFSDESTAHKVVPLKIWGATTICQKHSSNICELQCVQCDIPICLRCISCGEHEQHKKVNILESFMRKKAILQKDLQELEEYINPKYREIASNISEQKADLNKNSQELASAINKHGEDLHKEIDAMIQKLKSDLTDMDSKHLTVLSKQEDEIKHTISEITASIADLKKILESNEVGLPFAYKSRNAEFRRLPPKLTVTLPCFTPHEINRKNVSQQFGFLSASSIQTAKHSYTLKSAEAKSFPPDRLFIDVPLIITDITAYNEWSLCNVFCPSDEEIWTSGYDKFIRLYNLRGELVDSVQSKSGISPGDITVTRSGHLVYTDQKYKTVEIVNSKITEIKTLIRIQGWKPHRVCSTLSDDLLVIMNSGDYKQVKVVRYSGSTEKQCIQFNDKGRPLFSSGRFIKYICENRNLDICVSDSKANAIVVVNQAGKLRFTYTGPPSTIKGSFLPKGITTDSQSRILAVDWDKSRIHIIDQDGQFLRYIDNCHLQSPLGICLDTRDNLFVAENKTGKVKKIQYYQ; this is encoded by the coding sequence ATGGACCCTTTGCGTActtgggcccaggatgtgttacggtgtcatctctgtgagatCCCGGTCCCTTCcttgtactgtgacatttgtaaAAAGCATGTATGTAAAGCTTGTGTAGGGGAACATTTCTCAGATGAATCCACAGCACACAAAGTGGTGCCATTAAAAATCTGGGGAGCTACAACTATATGCCAGAAACATTCATCGAATATATGTGAACTTCAATGCGTACAATGTGATATTCCAATTTGTTTACGGTGTATATCATGTGGAGAGCATGAACAGcacaaaaaagtaaacattttagaAAGTTTCATGCGCAAAAAagcaattttacaaaaagatttacaagaattaGAAGAATATATTAATCCTAAATACCGCGAGATTGCATCCAACATCTCAGAACAGAAAgcagatttaaataaaaactccCAGGAATTGGCATCCGCCATaaacaaacatggagaagaccTGCACAAAGAAATAGACGCCATGAtacaaaaactgaaatctgatctGACTGATATGGACTCCAAACATCTGACAGTTTTATctaaacaggaagatgaaataaaacacaCGATTTCTGAAATCACGGCAAGCATTGCCGATCTAAAGAAAATACTGGAATCCAATGAGGTCGGCCTTCCCTTTGCTTACAAATCTAGGAATGCTGAATttagaagattgcctcctaagcTTACAGTTACCTTACCATGTTTTACGCCTCATGAGATAAACAGGAAAAATGTTTCCCAACAGTTTGGTTTTCTGTCAGCGTCGTCAATTCAAACAGCCAAGCATAGTTACACATTGAAATCTGCAGAAGCTAAGTCTTTTCCTCCAGACAGACTGTTTATTGATGTACCACTGATTATCACAGATATTACTGCTTATAACGAATGGTCACTTTGTAATGTGTTCTGTCCAAGTGATGAAGAGATATGGACAAGTGGTTATGACAAATTCATCCGACTTTACAATCTCCGTGGGGAACTTGTAGATTCAGTACAAAGCAAGTCAGGGATCAGTCCAGGTGATATaacagtgacaaggagtgggcaTTTAGTTTATACTGATCAAAAGTACAAAACTGTTGAAATAGTGAATTCGAAGATCACAGAGATAAAGACATTGATCAGAATACAGGGGTGGAAACCTCACCGTGTCTGTAGTACTTTATCAGATGACCTCCTGGTTATCATGAACAGTGGTGATTATAAACAAGTGAAAGTTGTGCGCTACTCAGGCTCTACAGAAAAACaatgtattcaatttaatgacaAAGGAAGACCTCTTTTTTCATCTGGTCGTTTCATCAAATACATTTGTGAGAACAGGAACTTGGATATATGTGTGTCGGATTCTAAAGCTAATGCAATAGTGGtcgtcaatcaggccgggaaactccggtttacctacactggtcctccctcgaCTATCAAGGGATCATTTCTACCAAAAGGCATCACTACCGACAGTCAGAGTCGGATCCTGGCTGTAGACTGGGACAAGAGTCGTATTCACATTATAGaccaggacggacagttcctccgctacattgacaactgtcatttacagagTCCATTAGGTATATGTTTGGataccagagacaacctctttgtggctgagaacaaaacaggtaaagtgaagaaaatccagTACTATCAGTAA
- the LOC136274865 gene encoding tripartite motif-containing protein 3-like gives MIQKLKSDLDEIDSKQLVVLTKQEHDIKRTISEITEIISDLKKILNTNNASIVSAYKSRNAEFRRLPPKLTVSLPCFTAHQINREQLYQQFGSLTESSIKTEEHGYTMDSPGAESSPPNRPFIDVPVPRIITQLNTDQRGLKSVSCLSDEEIWMSGNENIMRLYNLRGELVKSVRTKSGKAPYDIAVARSGDLVYIDRDDRSVNIVKKTQIQTVIRLQGWIPDSVCSSSSGDLLIIMESDDFNKVKVVRYSGSTEKQSIQLSYKGKPFFTLFGISNKYICENRNQDICVSDSKAESVMVVSQAGKLRFTYTGRPSTTKGPFYPRGITTDSQGRILTADYNNKCIHIIDQDGQFLRYIDNCHLQLPWGLCVDSRDNLFVAEYNTCKVKKIQYNH, from the coding sequence atgATCCAGAAGCTGAAATCTGATCTGGATGAAATAGACTCTAAACAACTGGTCGTCTTAACTAAACAGGAACATGATATAAAACGCactatttctgaaatcacaGAAATTATTTCGGATCTAAAGAAGATACTGAATACCAATAATGCCAGCATTGTCTCTGCCTATAAATCCAGGAATGCTGAGTTCAGACGATTGCCACCAAAACTCACGGTTTCCTTACCATGTTTTACCGCTCATCAAATTAACAGAGAACAGCTTTATCAGCAGTTTGGTTCTCTGACAGAGTCATccatcaaaacagaagaacatggctacaccatggattctcccggtgctgagtcctctcccccgAACAGACCGTTCATTGATGTACCGGTACCACGGATAATCACACAGCTAAACACTGATCAAAGAGGATTAAAAAGTGTGTCCTGTctcagtgatgaggaaatatggATGAGTGGTAACGAAAATATCATGAGACTCTATAACCTCCGAggggaactagtgaagtcagtccgAACCAAGTCAGGGAAGGCGCCATACGACATAGCAGTggcaaggagtggggatcttgTTTATATTGATAGAGATGATAGATCTGTTAACATAGTTAAGAaaacacagatacagacagtgatcagactacaggggtggaTACCTGACAGTGTCTGTAGTTCCTCCTCTGGTGATCTTCTGATTATTATGGAAAGCGATgattttaataaagtaaaagTCGTACGCTACTCAGGCTCAACAGAAAAGCAATCTATTCAATTAAGTTACAAAGGAAAacctttttttactttatttggTATTTCTAATAAATACATATGCGAGAACAGAAACCAAGATATATGTGTGTCCGACAGTAAGGCCGAGTCAGTAATGGTTGTAagtcaggccgggaaactccggtttacctacactggtcgtccctctactaccaagggacCATTTTATCCacgcggcatcacaacagatagccagggtcggatcctaaCAGCAGACTATAACAACAAGTGTATTCACATTAtagatcaggacggacagtttctccgctacattgacaactgtcatttacagcttccatggggtttatgtgtggattccagagacaacctctttgtggctgagtacAACACatgtaaagtgaagaaaatccagTATAACCATTGA